A region of Streptomyces sp. NBC_01264 DNA encodes the following proteins:
- a CDS encoding type II toxin-antitoxin system RatA family toxin, translating to MRHVELEACVRSEKARHVYDNVLRWERYPELAPHVQSTTVHATHPDPEAGSSWELHFRSGLLRWTERDRFLPDQLEIQFEQTEGDFDVFSGTWRLEQRGDDVAVRFSADFDFGIPSLEGILDPIAERVIRETVAWAVTGLFPRTDLVGDTGLDDSAPGLPATV from the coding sequence GTGCGGCACGTCGAACTGGAGGCCTGTGTGCGCTCCGAGAAGGCCCGGCACGTCTACGACAACGTACTGCGCTGGGAGCGTTATCCCGAGCTCGCACCGCACGTGCAGTCGACCACGGTCCACGCGACCCACCCCGACCCGGAAGCCGGCTCCAGCTGGGAACTCCACTTCCGCAGCGGACTGCTGCGCTGGACCGAACGGGACCGGTTCCTCCCCGACCAGCTGGAGATCCAATTCGAGCAGACCGAAGGGGACTTCGACGTCTTCTCCGGTACGTGGCGCCTGGAGCAGCGGGGCGATGACGTCGCGGTCCGCTTCTCGGCCGACTTCGACTTCGGCATCCCCAGCCTGGAAGGAATCCTCGACCCCATCGCGGAGCGCGTGATCAGGGAGACGGTCGCCTGGGCCGTCACGGGGCTGTTCCCCCGGACCGACCTGGTCGGCGACACCGGTCTCGACGACTCCGCCCCCGGCCTCCCGGCCACCGTCTGA
- a CDS encoding flavin reductase family protein → MRSAAKAPARLLIDQLAAPVAVLTVRHQGRTHGTTVSTLTRVSHRPLLLGAALRAGSVLSRLASAEGRFAVNVLGASQSSVARWFASSARPDGVEQFAAVDWHPDPYTAAPLLDGALAHYACRLSARHVVGDHEVLLGHVVRVDSGAGDPLLSYGGGLFAGALHPRTPPGGGHRPHIEEEAG, encoded by the coding sequence ATGAGGTCCGCGGCGAAGGCGCCCGCCCGGCTGCTGATCGACCAGCTGGCCGCGCCGGTGGCGGTGCTCACCGTGCGCCACCAGGGGCGTACGCACGGCACGACGGTCAGCACCCTGACCCGGGTCTCGCACCGCCCGCTGCTCCTCGGGGCGGCGCTGCGGGCCGGGTCGGTGCTGTCCCGGCTGGCCTCCGCCGAAGGCCGGTTCGCCGTCAACGTGCTCGGGGCGTCCCAGAGTTCCGTCGCCCGCTGGTTCGCCTCCAGCGCCCGCCCGGACGGGGTCGAGCAGTTCGCCGCCGTCGACTGGCACCCCGACCCGTACACCGCGGCGCCCCTGCTCGACGGCGCGCTCGCGCACTACGCCTGCCGGCTCTCCGCCCGTCACGTCGTCGGCGACCACGAGGTGCTGCTCGGACACGTCGTCCGGGTCGACAGCGGCGCCGGTGACCCGCTGCTGAGCTACGGGGGCGGACTCTTCGCCGGCGCGCTGCACCCGCGGACCCCACCGGGCGGCGGACACCGACCCCACATCGAGGAGGAAGCGGGATGA
- a CDS encoding AfsR/SARP family transcriptional regulator has protein sequence MFRILGAVGYQLDGQFHSIPGARQRTLLAALLVSGGRPVPAEQLYTELWGESPPPTANNSLQAHIYRLRGTLQKMAGSTAPPAHLATRASGYTLEVAADHLDMNVFRGRIAESRRVVADDPRRAYGLLEEALGLWRGSPLQDVPAGPMCQSVALQLDEEYMTALEDKLWLGIGCEDPFHVIGELKRMSTVHPWRERITEMLMLALYRCGRQAEAVEAYNKARSRLVEELGMEPSVQLRQRFRNILNQDPSLRQPFPVS, from the coding sequence ATGTTCCGAATACTCGGCGCGGTCGGTTATCAGCTGGACGGTCAATTCCACAGCATTCCAGGGGCAAGACAGCGGACGCTTCTCGCGGCCCTGTTGGTGAGCGGTGGCCGGCCGGTGCCCGCCGAGCAGCTCTACACGGAGCTGTGGGGGGAAAGTCCGCCGCCGACGGCGAACAACTCTCTGCAGGCCCACATCTACCGGCTGCGCGGGACGCTCCAGAAGATGGCGGGATCGACCGCCCCACCCGCCCACCTGGCCACAAGGGCCTCCGGGTACACCCTGGAGGTCGCGGCCGATCACCTCGACATGAACGTCTTCCGCGGACGGATCGCGGAATCCCGTCGGGTCGTCGCCGACGATCCCCGGCGGGCCTACGGATTACTGGAAGAGGCGCTGGGGCTGTGGCGCGGCTCGCCCCTCCAGGACGTGCCCGCCGGGCCGATGTGCCAGAGCGTGGCCCTCCAGCTCGACGAGGAATACATGACGGCGCTGGAGGACAAGCTCTGGCTCGGAATCGGATGCGAGGACCCGTTCCACGTCATAGGGGAACTCAAGCGGATGAGTACCGTCCACCCGTGGCGGGAGCGGATCACCGAGATGCTGATGCTGGCCCTCTACCGCTGCGGACGGCAGGCGGAGGCGGTCGAGGCGTACAACAAGGCGCGCAGCCGGCTGGTGGAGGAACTGGGCATGGAGCCGTCGGTCCAGCTCCGGCAGCGCTTCAGGAACATCCTCAACCAGGACCCGTCGCTGCGTCAGCCCTTCCCGGTCTCCTGA
- a CDS encoding acyl carrier protein → MPNMFETLKEILVSKLKVEAGQVTPEATREEVELDSLAVVELSLLLEKELGVNVSDDELLDLDTIGDMALLVEQRMSTV, encoded by the coding sequence ATGCCGAACATGTTCGAGACCCTCAAGGAAATCCTGGTCAGCAAGTTGAAGGTGGAGGCCGGGCAGGTCACGCCCGAAGCCACCCGGGAGGAGGTCGAACTGGACTCACTGGCAGTGGTCGAACTCTCGCTGCTGCTGGAGAAGGAGCTCGGCGTGAACGTCAGCGACGACGAGCTGCTGGACCTGGACACCATCGGCGACATGGCGCTGCTCGTGGAGCAGCGGATGTCGACGGTCTGA
- a CDS encoding beta-ketoacyl-ACP synthase III — protein sequence MTAGAPAAVICGIGGYVPPGVVTNQDLTSRLDTTDEWIRSRTGIAARHVIAPGTATSDLAVEAGGLALVSAGGEPPDAVVLATTTPDRPCPATAPDVAARLGLDGAAAFDVAAVCSGFLYGLATASGLIASGTARRVLLIGADAFTTIVDPADRGTAVIFADGAGAVVLRSGDATEPGAVGPLVLGSDGRLSDLIEVPAGGSRQRSSGRPPAPGEEYFRMRGRETYRHAVERMSAASRTALASAGWEIGDVDRFAAHQANGRILTAVAEELGVPAERSLSNIERVGNTGAASIPLLLAQCTADGSLSGGHRLLMTAFGGGLAWGAAALVWPDVKAA from the coding sequence ATGACAGCGGGCGCACCGGCCGCGGTGATCTGCGGCATCGGCGGGTACGTACCGCCCGGTGTGGTCACCAACCAGGACCTGACCAGCCGTCTGGACACCACCGACGAGTGGATCCGCAGCCGGACGGGCATCGCGGCCCGGCACGTGATCGCGCCCGGCACCGCCACCTCCGACCTCGCGGTCGAGGCGGGTGGGCTGGCCCTGGTCTCGGCGGGCGGCGAGCCCCCGGACGCGGTGGTGCTCGCCACCACCACGCCGGACCGGCCCTGCCCGGCCACCGCACCCGACGTGGCCGCCAGGCTGGGGCTCGACGGTGCGGCGGCGTTCGACGTCGCCGCCGTGTGCTCGGGATTCCTGTACGGCCTCGCCACGGCCTCCGGACTGATCGCGTCGGGGACCGCGCGCAGGGTCCTGCTGATCGGCGCCGACGCCTTCACCACCATCGTGGACCCGGCCGACCGCGGGACCGCGGTCATCTTCGCCGACGGCGCGGGAGCCGTGGTGCTGCGCTCCGGTGACGCCACCGAGCCGGGGGCCGTCGGTCCGCTGGTCCTGGGCAGCGACGGCCGGCTGAGCGACCTGATCGAGGTCCCGGCGGGCGGCTCGCGCCAGCGGTCCTCCGGCCGTCCGCCCGCTCCGGGCGAGGAGTACTTCCGGATGCGGGGGCGCGAGACGTACCGGCACGCCGTGGAGCGGATGAGCGCCGCCTCACGCACGGCCCTGGCGTCGGCGGGCTGGGAGATCGGCGACGTCGACCGGTTCGCCGCCCACCAGGCCAACGGCCGCATCCTCACGGCGGTGGCCGAGGAGCTCGGTGTGCCGGCGGAGCGCTCCCTGTCCAACATCGAGCGGGTCGGCAACACCGGCGCCGCCTCGATCCCCCTGCTACTGGCCCAGTGCACGGCCGACGGCTCCCTCTCAGGGGGCCACCGGCTCCTCATGACCGCCTTCGGCGGAGGTCTCGCCTGGGGCGCCGCCGCCCTGGTCTGGCCGGACGTCAAGGCAGCCTGA
- a CDS encoding VlmB-like protein, translated as MTDTTRDRTAGAGADRVTAPEADWDTAPGLLDGAMKLTLGPEDCDLAYWITSVAQGTLRDRGVTGHHEDAGVPELLTRPGPLNEALTLEFGFRSVAEEIATRLLGHYVARAPGIPEMEFYATQMIDEARHSRVFRNHLVELGRPAATLLRDIDEMAADYRRRVLRPVEEFTLEVIRDEGDFLGGVAVFAIVIEGVLAPAAELSERKWTPLSPATGEISRGTAIDEIRHLTVASTILRDRLREHPEERQRVLDVIGRGVRLWDEIPDREFVIHREELFQEGMEEHADLIGDHEIWPGVRMLDTTAEQRYAMAERWTDEMAETRMAYMELPVDVLTGGPGRSA; from the coding sequence ATGACCGACACCACACGCGACCGGACGGCCGGCGCGGGCGCGGACCGGGTCACGGCCCCCGAGGCCGACTGGGACACCGCGCCGGGCCTGCTCGACGGCGCCATGAAGCTCACGCTCGGGCCCGAGGACTGCGACCTGGCTTACTGGATCACCTCGGTCGCCCAGGGCACGCTGCGCGACCGGGGGGTGACCGGACACCACGAGGACGCCGGTGTGCCGGAGCTGCTGACCCGGCCGGGTCCGCTGAACGAGGCGCTGACCCTGGAGTTCGGCTTCCGCAGCGTCGCCGAGGAGATCGCCACCCGGCTGCTCGGGCACTACGTGGCCCGCGCGCCCGGCATCCCCGAGATGGAGTTCTACGCCACCCAGATGATCGACGAGGCCCGGCACTCCCGGGTGTTCCGCAATCACCTGGTGGAGCTCGGCAGGCCGGCCGCGACCCTGCTGCGGGACATCGACGAGATGGCGGCCGACTACCGGCGCCGGGTACTGCGGCCGGTCGAGGAGTTCACGCTCGAAGTCATCCGGGACGAGGGGGACTTCCTCGGCGGTGTCGCGGTGTTCGCCATCGTCATCGAAGGGGTCCTGGCCCCCGCGGCCGAACTCAGCGAGCGCAAGTGGACCCCCCTCTCCCCCGCCACCGGGGAGATCTCCCGCGGGACGGCCATCGACGAGATCCGCCATCTGACCGTCGCGAGCACCATCCTGCGCGACCGACTGCGGGAGCACCCCGAGGAGCGGCAGCGGGTGCTGGACGTCATCGGGCGGGGCGTCCGGCTGTGGGACGAGATCCCCGACCGCGAATTCGTCATCCACCGCGAGGAACTGTTCCAGGAGGGCATGGAGGAGCACGCCGACCTCATCGGGGACCACGAGATCTGGCCCGGCGTACGGATGCTCGACACCACAGCCGAGCAGCGCTACGCCATGGCGGAGCGCTGGACCGACGAGATGGCCGAGACGCGCATGGCCTACATGGAACTGCCCGTCGACGTGCTGACCGGCGGTCCGGGGCGGTCGGCATGA
- the serS gene encoding serine--tRNA ligase, translating into MHDVRELIERDGPTTAALTRRGYELRVAPLREAQQRRTRAADRVTRLRAELNRASRSARSSGGPSDAARDAARELRGAVRQAEEALSAAGRELRDLLLTVPNVPYDDVPDGATGDDAVEVRRGGPPPVPADPQRHHAGIGEALGILDAAAAGRLSGARFSVARGAGARLERALADFFLDLHTRSQGYTEYSVPYLVSRETMTGTGQLPKFEDDLFATSVGGRELMLIPTGEVPLTNLFARQTLDAAGLPLAVTARTPCFRAEAGSYGRDTRGILRLHQFEKVELVRICRPEDSRAELEVLLGHAEECLRRLELSYRVVLLPAGDLGFSARMTYDMEVWLPGSDAYREISSVSDCGTFQARRAGIRVRTRDGVKTPAATLNGSALPIGRTVAALLEQGLREDGSVELPAALVPYAGFRRVLPDGGTAP; encoded by the coding sequence GTGCACGACGTACGAGAACTGATCGAGCGGGACGGGCCGACGACGGCGGCGCTCACCCGCCGCGGCTACGAGTTGCGGGTCGCGCCGCTCCGGGAGGCGCAGCAGCGCCGTACCCGGGCCGCCGACCGGGTGACCCGGCTGCGGGCCGAGCTGAACCGGGCCTCCCGGTCCGCCCGCTCCTCCGGCGGACCGTCCGATGCCGCGCGCGACGCGGCCAGGGAACTGCGCGGCGCGGTCCGGCAGGCCGAGGAGGCGCTCTCGGCGGCCGGACGCGAACTGCGCGACCTGCTGCTCACCGTCCCCAACGTGCCGTACGACGACGTGCCGGACGGAGCCACCGGGGACGACGCGGTGGAGGTGCGCCGGGGCGGGCCGCCGCCCGTGCCGGCCGATCCGCAGCGCCATCACGCCGGGATCGGCGAGGCCCTGGGGATCCTGGACGCCGCCGCGGCCGGCCGGCTGTCGGGGGCCCGGTTCAGCGTCGCCCGCGGCGCCGGAGCCCGGCTGGAACGGGCGCTGGCCGACTTCTTCCTGGACCTGCACACGCGGAGCCAGGGATACACGGAGTACTCGGTGCCCTATCTGGTCAGCCGGGAGACCATGACGGGCACGGGGCAACTGCCGAAGTTCGAGGACGATCTCTTCGCCACCTCGGTCGGGGGCCGGGAGCTGATGCTCATTCCGACCGGCGAGGTGCCGCTGACCAACCTCTTCGCCCGGCAGACGCTCGACGCGGCGGGACTGCCGCTCGCCGTCACGGCCCGCACCCCCTGCTTCCGCGCCGAGGCGGGCTCGTACGGCCGTGACACCCGGGGGATCCTGCGGCTGCACCAGTTCGAGAAGGTGGAGCTGGTCAGGATCTGCCGCCCGGAGGACTCCCGTGCCGAGCTGGAGGTCCTGCTCGGGCACGCCGAGGAATGCCTGCGGAGGCTGGAGCTCTCCTACCGGGTCGTGCTGCTGCCCGCCGGCGACCTCGGGTTCTCCGCGCGCATGACCTACGACATGGAGGTGTGGCTGCCGGGCTCGGACGCCTACCGGGAGATCTCCTCGGTCTCCGACTGCGGCACCTTCCAGGCGCGCCGGGCCGGGATCCGCGTGCGCACGCGCGACGGCGTCAAGACGCCCGCCGCCACCCTCAACGGCTCGGCCCTGCCGATCGGCCGTACGGTCGCGGCGCTGCTGGAGCAGGGGTTGCGCGAGGACGGTTCGGTGGAGCTCCCGGCCGCGCTCGTGCCGTACGCCGGGTTCCGCCGCGTGCTGCCCGACGGCGGTACGGCACCGTGA
- a CDS encoding beta-ketoacyl-[acyl-carrier-protein] synthase family protein — protein sequence MPATDTAVTGLGLVTPGGVGTEPTWEAVLAGRATTALDPVLDGHPVRLSCRVPGFDPDALLGGRRALRLDRFVQFALVAAGEAVADAGLDPATWDGARVGVVLGCADGGPGTVEKEHRTLLEQGPRRVSPLLLPMQLPNMLAGQAAIEFGARGPNLVVATACASGATAIGTARDLLAMDRCDIVLAGGSEAMITPLVMAGFASMGALSRREDDPATASRPFDAGRDGFVAGEGAGVLVLERAADARARGARIRARIAGYGASADAHHMTSPDPRGRAVEAAVRAALADAGAAPGDVAHVNAHGTSTPLNDLMEGQMLARVFAGRPLVTSTKGVTGHLLGAAGAVEAALGVLSVERSVVPPTASLGELDPRLDLEVATSATGARIDLALSNSFGFGGQNAVLAIAAA from the coding sequence ATGCCCGCCACCGACACCGCGGTCACCGGCCTGGGTCTGGTCACGCCCGGCGGCGTCGGGACGGAGCCGACCTGGGAGGCCGTCCTGGCGGGGCGGGCCACTACGGCCCTCGACCCCGTGCTCGACGGCCACCCGGTCCGGCTCTCGTGCCGCGTCCCCGGATTCGATCCGGACGCGCTGCTCGGGGGCCGGCGGGCGCTGCGCCTCGACCGGTTCGTGCAGTTCGCGCTGGTGGCCGCCGGGGAGGCGGTGGCCGACGCCGGACTGGACCCGGCGACCTGGGACGGTGCCCGGGTCGGCGTCGTACTCGGCTGCGCGGACGGCGGGCCGGGCACCGTCGAGAAGGAGCACCGGACGCTGCTGGAGCAGGGCCCGCGGCGGGTGTCCCCGCTGCTGCTGCCCATGCAGCTGCCGAACATGCTGGCGGGGCAGGCCGCCATCGAGTTCGGTGCCCGCGGCCCCAACCTGGTGGTGGCCACCGCCTGCGCCTCGGGTGCCACCGCGATCGGTACGGCCCGCGACCTGCTGGCGATGGACCGGTGCGACATCGTGCTGGCGGGCGGCAGCGAGGCCATGATCACGCCTTTGGTCATGGCCGGCTTCGCGAGCATGGGGGCCCTGTCGCGGCGCGAGGACGACCCGGCGACCGCGTCGCGCCCCTTCGACGCCGGGCGGGACGGGTTCGTCGCCGGTGAGGGAGCGGGGGTCCTGGTCCTCGAGCGGGCGGCCGACGCCCGTGCCCGCGGCGCCCGGATCCGGGCGCGCATCGCGGGCTACGGAGCCAGCGCGGACGCCCACCACATGACCAGCCCGGACCCGCGGGGCCGCGCCGTCGAGGCCGCCGTACGGGCCGCGCTCGCCGATGCGGGCGCCGCCCCCGGTGACGTCGCGCACGTCAACGCACACGGTACGTCGACTCCGTTGAACGACCTGATGGAGGGGCAGATGCTCGCCCGGGTGTTCGCGGGTCGCCCGCTCGTCACCTCCACGAAGGGGGTGACGGGCCATCTGCTGGGGGCCGCCGGAGCGGTGGAGGCGGCGCTGGGCGTACTCAGCGTGGAGAGGTCGGTGGTTCCGCCCACGGCCTCGCTGGGGGAACTCGATCCGCGGCTCGACCTCGAGGTGGCCACCTCGGCCACCGGTGCGCGCATCGACCTGGCCCTGAGCAATTCCTTCGGATTCGGTGGCCAGAACGCGGTCCTGGCCATCGCCGCCGCCTGA
- a CDS encoding aspartate aminotransferase family protein, with translation MTTTHLVPGTHTEQRILDLYRAHLSKGRATLAELFGTHMEVASEGAWITTSDGERFLNAGGYGVFIMGARHPVVMEAVERQLRTHPVATRILLEPTVALAAEALVSVMPPGLDRVHFALSGAEAVETGLKLARANGRKRTVSMHGGYHGKTLGALSATAKEVYQRPFRPLLPDVRHLPYGDADALEAELAAHPGEVCVILEPLQGEGGVIIPPKGYLKRVEELVREHDGFLILDEVQSGFGRLGEWWGADIEGVVPDVLLAGKALGGGVVPVSAAVATREAFRPFDKDPYVHTATFSGQPLLMAAVQGAIQAVRDGRLVSRAGDLGAVLLPRIAEIARRNIPDLLVDVRGQGLLIGVELTEAGLAGELLIELFNHGVVANHSMNGSSVVRFTPPATLTDQEVDVLLDSFDKATRALISGSATLPGRR, from the coding sequence ATGACCACCACCCACCTGGTCCCCGGGACCCACACCGAGCAGCGGATACTCGACCTGTACCGGGCCCATCTGAGCAAGGGCCGGGCCACCCTCGCGGAGCTCTTCGGCACCCACATGGAGGTGGCGTCGGAGGGGGCGTGGATCACCACCAGCGACGGGGAGCGCTTCCTGAACGCCGGCGGGTACGGGGTCTTCATCATGGGCGCCCGGCACCCCGTCGTCATGGAGGCGGTCGAACGGCAGCTGCGGACCCACCCCGTCGCCACCCGCATCCTGCTGGAACCGACCGTCGCACTGGCCGCCGAGGCCCTCGTCTCGGTGATGCCTCCGGGTCTGGACCGGGTGCACTTCGCCCTGTCGGGCGCCGAGGCCGTGGAGACCGGACTCAAGCTGGCGCGGGCCAACGGCCGCAAGCGTACGGTCTCGATGCACGGCGGCTACCACGGCAAGACCCTCGGAGCCCTCTCGGCCACCGCGAAGGAGGTCTACCAGCGGCCCTTCCGCCCGCTCCTCCCCGACGTCCGGCACCTCCCGTACGGGGACGCCGACGCCCTGGAGGCGGAACTCGCCGCGCACCCCGGCGAGGTGTGCGTGATCCTGGAGCCCCTCCAGGGCGAGGGCGGCGTGATCATCCCGCCCAAGGGCTACCTCAAGCGGGTCGAGGAACTCGTACGCGAACACGACGGGTTCCTGATCCTCGACGAGGTGCAGTCCGGCTTCGGCCGCCTCGGCGAATGGTGGGGCGCCGACATCGAGGGCGTGGTCCCCGACGTCCTGCTCGCGGGCAAGGCGCTCGGCGGCGGAGTGGTCCCGGTCTCGGCCGCCGTCGCGACCCGGGAGGCGTTCCGGCCCTTCGACAAGGACCCCTACGTCCACACCGCCACCTTCTCCGGACAGCCGCTGCTGATGGCCGCCGTCCAGGGCGCGATCCAGGCCGTACGGGACGGCCGGCTGGTCTCCCGCGCCGGTGACCTCGGGGCGGTACTGCTGCCCCGCATCGCCGAGATCGCCCGCCGCAACATTCCCGACCTGCTCGTCGACGTACGCGGTCAAGGGCTGCTCATCGGTGTCGAGCTCACCGAGGCCGGCCTGGCGGGCGAGCTGCTCATCGAGCTGTTCAACCACGGAGTGGTGGCGAACCACTCGATGAACGGCAGTTCGGTGGTGCGGTTCACACCTCCCGCGACCCTCACCGACCAGGAGGTCGACGTGCTCCTCGACTCCTTCGACAAAGCCACCCGCGCCCTGATCAGCGGGTCGGCCACCCTGCCCGGAAGGCGGTAA